Genomic window (Aricia agestis chromosome 7, ilAriAges1.1, whole genome shotgun sequence):
gtctcgctttcacaccaaaactactgaaccgattgcaatgaaattttgtacacagttattctagagtctgagaaaggacataggctacattttgatgtgggaaaatatctaatttccatgaaaatatcgatgaaaatgaattcgcattgcgcgtggccagcgctcatcccgggggtcctgggttcgagtcccgcaggcggaacaaaaagttttcaatgttcctgggtcttggatgtgtattaaaataaaatttcaaaaatcttaaacatattttatgtataatattataaaaaatccagaaatatatcgatgcaatgaacattttagttctaatacgattcaacagatggcgttttattttttactttattgtaacagaactaatcatacttattagttagtatgtttttgtttacagtttttaatacgttagaatattatgtttaataatatatataatcacttggtataataataatcaatatatcttatcttatagacctcctactgcatttctaatatatgtgacaagttgacaacagaaggcgctctaaaataaaggagttcgagtgtaccttgttggcctatattccatccagaaaatatatcaatgcaatcaacattttaattctaatatataaaaacagatggcgttttattttttactttattattataacagaactaatcatactactttactatataatattgtttttattcataactagctgttgcccgcgacttcgtctgcgtggactttagtttatagcgcgcggtgtcaacaaaatttgtgtcaaatttaaaaactttttaaaaccctggtaagtggtacccctcttagggccgcgcagcgcgctacaccggaatggcagcgctgaaagtgctcgcctcgccgctgccattccggtgtagcgcggcccttaattaatcaaaatacccaaaaacagctgtgcagtgtgcatataatctatactaatattataaatgcgaaagtatctctgtctgtctgtctgtctgtctgtctgtcagtctcgctttcacgccaaacgccaaaacttccgaaccgatcgtaatgaaattttgtatacagatagtctaaagcctgagaaaggacataggctacttttttactggaaaaaaggtttgtaagggggtgaaaatgcgtaaatttgttcaaattaagttagttccaacaattcataatagatggcgccgtgcgtcttctacatcgcgctgacgcttgctcaaaagtctttctataagatgtggtatcaccttacatttaagtttcgattttttttcaattgttgtatctattctacggtattaaataactcagtactttatctgtgcagtgacgtaaccttaaatctatcaatgataaatagtttatgggtaaagttgtgtaattggagggctaaataagctttaaaatttggcataaaatataaagtttaatataaaaaaattaaatacttattgtgtgcacactgcacagctgtattgatttaaggggtaccagggtttttttataaaagcttttgacaccaattttgttgacatcgcgcgctataaactgaagtccacgcggacgaagtcgcgggcaacagctagtttcgaATAAgtagttctttaaaaatctataataaaaaaatgattataatgaataataagtgtctgggtgtccatttttttacatatttagtactttcataatttaattggacgTAGTACGcaatttgaccttatatacatccttaaaaaAGGCGGGTGAATTTAATTTTGCGTGAAATACCATTTTGCAccgtatagtccgtcaaaaaagtcacgacattaatagagtcgccacttgtttccggtgtggccttatggccacactgtatccagtcactataaaagattttgatactttatcttaaatacactttaaaaaacacgttgtaaatctatactaatattataaatgcgaaagtatctctgtctgtctgtctgtctcgctttcacgccaaaactaccgaaccgattataatgaaattttgtatacagatagtctaaagcctgagaaaggacataggctacttttttactgggaaaaagggttgtaagggggtgaaaatacgaaaatttgttcaaattaagttagttccaaaaattcatactagatggcgccgtgcgtctcttacatcgcgctaacgcttgcccaacatctttctataagaggtggtatcatcacaCATCTGAGTtccgattttttcgattgttatttcttttttacgttatttaataagtcaatacttttactttatattaagtatatacagtgacgtaaccttaaacctatcaatgataaatagtttatgggcaaggttgtgtaattggggggctaaataagctttaaaatttggcataaaatataagtttaattttaaaaaaataataatatgtgcacactgcacagctgttttgatttaaggggtaccagggttttttttataaaagcttttgacaccaattttgttgacatcgcgcgctataaactgaagtccacgcggacgaagtcgcgggcaacagctagtatcttatatcttacgAGCAATtcttttgtatatatatactgtgttttatttatgacattacaagaaacaatctaattctatgtaaagtattataatctttgtgTTACATGTCATAATCtctctctgtcaagaaagtgaagaagttaaaaagtggcaacatcgtagtgttattcctttcaaatcaatctatataatatatccaagaaaaaagggatgccactacgatgttgccactttttaatttcttcactttcttgacggactatacaaaaaatgcaataactcgattaaacggttgaaccgatgTGGCTATAGTCTTAtaatattcctggaagtccaggaATGGTtgataagtgacacgaagttcacagggACATCTGGTCACTAgttttacacaatattatggaCCATACCATATATCTTAtgacttatatctttaaacgagcaattcttgtatatatataaatatataattggaatctcgaaatcggctccaacgattttcatgaaatttagtatatagggggtttcgggggcgataaatcgatctagctagagatcatttttagaaaatgtaattttattcgtgttttatcgaataccgagcaaagctcggtcaagtaGCTAGTTATGTtaacacctgttatttaagtTCCCTGAGAATTgcagagctactttgatgacCAGTGACAGCTGAGATAAGCTCACTCCTTATTAAAAAACTACtttatgaaaatacaaaaaataaataaatgacagggttttgttattttaataaaatatgatatcatcaaggggggggcagggaggggcgccccccctagagattccaGCCGCACATGAGTGGCCAGCGCTGGCACTGCAGgaacaataaaaaattttgaagtCGTACAGCGCggcgtactataatatatacttgGCCACAGacaaagtcccggcgggccgcaagTTGGGGATAGCTGAACTAGGGTTTggctattatataaattattattatatgtaaaaacatataataataatttactaaagaTATTGGTCTGGCGAGCCATGCCGCTACTTGGATATAGTtgctttacggccgttcccaatatttgatctatctctggttttgccctactagagataggaatagctcacaattgacattagagagataggaatagctcacaattgacattagagagataggaatagctcacaattcttatacgtcgattttttgaatttgccgcctttttccagtctcatcttttgctagccagactctattcatgccaaatttcagcaaaatctgttcagcagtttagacgttaagagataacagacagacacactttcgcacttataatattattagtaaattagtaatatcagtaattagcatagacataatatatactgttagTATACAATTACTACTtagtattaagtaagtataatattataaatgcgaaagtgaatattgaaggaattagtaataaatattgaaccgacaataattttatttatatcgttttttcaattacaatatattattatacaataaaacaatggtattaaaaataacttgcacgtgatattttagaaatattcatgtgagatttagatttaagcatgattaataatcggcatgttgatttcgataagtacgtttgttattatttttagcaatattccgcgaaaacaacttccacctttaagtaaatgagtgagtgtacgcatactTGTACGCATGCCTaagcgtacactcactcatttacttaaagttcgatacgtttcccaattccgtctcagaaacgaataaaacgttaattcacgaatccgagattgggaatttttgcaccctacaacacaagtcacaacagtacctggtaccgcccatattttccttattcagagcactttttaacgttttcaacgtgttttcatttttactagtaaaccgtatttcacagctgatcgcactctgacacccacgtgttgcctgaatctgccactcgccgcgccactagagatatccaagaggcctatacgGTACCTATTGTTCCAAActtccaaaataatattttggttatcgGAAAAATCATAAGTGTTTTcacttacttaataaataatttattataatatataaaataaatatattttaattaataaggttttatcaatgatataatatataaaaagggTTTTATCAATGAAATTCAAGAAccagtattaaaaatatatttttattataaatcacgTTTTAGTTTTCGAGTCCATTTGAAAGGGCCAAGAGCAATTGACATTAACAATTTTGTATTTCTtcattgttacatcttgtactACAAAAGGAAAAGGTTCATCTCCTAAACCATGACAAGCAGCACCATATTGACCATCGTTTTTTAGAGCGATTACTGCTCCCATGAAATTAGGATAGTGGGTCACAATTCTGGTAATTGCGGTTCTTGCAGCTTCGGTTGGTGTGGCACCACGACGCATTTCTTCAACGGCCAGAAAGCTGAAAAAACGTATAATTGTTATCAATACAAAGAATATTATAGtacactagacgttccgcgcggcttcgctcgcgtaaattaggaatttcagtCAAATTAGCCAATTTGATTGAAAAGAAACCACTTATTTAACTGACTAGAGTATGAGCACTTGAGTATGAAGGCTTCAGATTCTCTTAAGCGCCATTCAATTATTCACATAATAATCATAGTCTGGCAAGTGGCGACTGATTGTAGAtcgaataaaaataacaaaaaattaaaaccgacttccaaggtaaaaacaataataacctccattttatatgaactaaaaaatattaaataatttttcctatctaatagtgcctttttccgaattcggctaaaatcaactatttctgtactcaatcttcattattttgaagtcggtaccagatattatagctgaatcttcagtctgccagaatatttgaaacttttggaactggaaccgacttcaaaataatgaagattaagtacttacagaaatagttgatttttagccgaattcggaaaaagtcactattagataggaaaaatctatacttaatattataaagcggaagagtttgttagtttctttgtttgtttgtttcaacgcgctaatctcaggaactactggtccgatttgaaaaattctttcagtgttagatagcccatttatcgaggaaggctataggctatattttatcacgctaatactaataggagcgaagaaatagaggaaagtgtggaaaaaacggggggaaattatttgaaagggcttatttgaacgcgctaatctcaggaactacaggtccgatttgaaaatttctttcagtattagatagcccatttatcgagaaaggctataagctaatttgaatctgggacaaggaatgttttttgtcccggaaaaatgtgtggttcccacacaatatacttttctgatttgcgcgtaaacgactcaatcgatgtacgggaacaactataaactaaagtccacgcggacgaagtcgcgggcaacagctagttattaaatactttttagttcatataaggatgttataattgtttttaccttggaagtcggtttttcGAGTCGGAATTTCGAGgagttacttttttaattattcatggTTCCCATGTTCCCATGTTCATGGtaaccacttttgtgaaaatgggaccaaattggagtgaaaccttatacaacaaaacaaaagtttcgaaaatcggttcacaaacggcggagtaatcgttgaacatacacaaataaaaataaaaaaatatccacagccgaacatataacctcctcctttttggaagtcggttaaaaaataggccaagtgtgagtcggactcgcgcacgaaggaatacgatttatctatactaatattataaagaggtaaactttgtttgtataattgtaatgaataggctcaaaaactactggaccaatttttaaaattctttcaccattcgatagctacattatccacgagtaacataggctaaattttatttacgaaaaaataggtttccgtaagatatAAGTATGGGTTTTTCGGAGACAAGGTGtcaaaaatcaaccagaaaagttacttattttgcgtacgctgcctaaactattaaagatagaaccataaaatgttctaatcaattgtagatcttataaatatctacaaaaaagtccgcgacacactatacctatctatgtcaagtgaggcacaacatttttttatttaaaaaatcttgaatttttttgaactacatttaaacgcctttattttactcatgctattaatccttatcaaaataaattatttaatcactaagtacagtttatgtagataatatttggtctttgaatgactaaaattggacgtttggttttgaagttgtggcgaaattaaaatatgtattacgatTTCTACTGCACGGCCCGATGCGAAGTGGGCGTCATCAAGGCGGGAGTCGCGTGCGAGAGGGGAGTTTAGATGTATTAGTTCTTTTCAGAGTTAGAATATTACACgctattaacattttcttaaatatttgaaaatgcctaagagagccaggtctcttatatattagtcacttcaataaaataatatgggcaaaacaacgttgccgggacagctagtgttatATATATTTACTAGCGAGTCGCTAGTAAATATATAtaagttatatatatttactagcgggcgggtcgctagtagcgacccgccccgacgtcgcacgggtataaaatatatagccactgaaaaaaatgatttaaatcgatagcctatgatctttcaagtggtctacttcttatctgtgccaaataacataaaattgctccttACTGGAgattcgcgagataagccctttcaaataatttcccccgtttttccattctcctattagtcttagcgtaataaaatatagcctatagccttcctcaataaatgggctatctaacactgaaataatttttcaaataccaccagtagtttctgagattagcgggtTCAAattagctctttcaaataattttccccgtttttcccacattatcctctatttcttagctcctatcagtcttagcgtgataaaatatagcctataaccttcctcgataaatgggctatctaacactgaaataattttgcaaataccaccagtagttcctgagattagcgtgttcaaattagccctttttttccacattttcctctatttcttggctcctattagtcttagtgtgataaaatatagccattaaccttcctcgataaatgggctatataacactgaaagaatcatcaaaatccgttgcgtagttttaaagattaaagggaacaaagggacatgagggaaaaaagcgactttgttttataatatgcatagatagtatatagatattagatagtATAGATATGCAGTTAAGTCACTAAAGTTATTAATCTACAATACTTCGAGATCTAATTGTCCCCCATTTTTATTACCTTGGCAGGAATCTCAACATCACATCTCCATCGCCAGTGGCTGTGGCACCACCAACTGTATTGTCAGCATAAGCACCAGCTCCGGGTATAGGGGAATCACCAACTCGCCTGTGTGAAAGTATAATATCATACTTTTGCAGTTACAAGTATGTGTGCTGTATTTAACATACATGCAAAAAACTAATTTGTAATCATTAAATATCATTATCTGCGcagtaaaagtaaataaaatagtcAGCAAGTTTGTATAAGCTAACtggtacatttttataaaaccggccaagtgcgagttggactcgcccatgaagagttccgcagcagcaataaggtttatttctatggaATTAAAAGGTTtgcgatttatttttatatttcagttgatttaatgaaagttaaattaaggtttactattatATGACGTATAAacaaactacttgctagatctcgttaaaaccaatttttgttactagtttttatagtaatgtacatcatttattatttttagaattatcatgtatttagaagttagaagggggagcacattttaataaataaataatgatttttgaagacctatccatagataccccacatgcataggttagatgaaaaaaaaaatttttgtttcagttgtacctctaaaatttttaatattttttctatttttctgtcaaaattttgatgcggtttacagactacatctacttactaagtttcaatagtacAGCTCTTATattttcggagaaaagtggctgtgacatacggacggacagacagacagagacagacatgatgaatctataagggttcccttttttgccatttggctacggaaccctaaaaagggtatAATTTATGTAACAGCAAATTTGTCTGAATTACCCAGGTATTTTGAACTTGGCTCCATTAGTGGAGGTCCCAGCTGCTACATCTCCTTTCTTGTCTATGGCTATCATTCCAATTGTGTCATGGTTAAACTGATTAAACTTAGGCACTTCCATAGATATCCAATCATTATCCTTCATTTTAATATCCTTCAATTTCTGATAGGGCCCGCATGACTTACTTGGATCTGGTATAACATTCTGGAAAGACATAATAAAGTGATATATACTTTACTTATTATCTTTTATATACAAATTCATAATGGATATTGTAACtttgtaatatataaaaattaccaGCCAAAAATTTGGTTGACAatgtttattgaaataccatTTGAGCCACATTGATTTTGAGTGTGGTGTACTAAGCGGCTCCACCTGAAATCCCATTTGCACCGCAAACTCTGTGGCCAGCTCCCCCACGAGTATTGAATGTTTTGTGTGCTCCAATACATGTCTAGCCACTGATGCGGCAtgctttatttttcttaaattacCAACGGCACCAACATTCATTGTCCTCCtagaaaaaatgtttacaata
Coding sequences:
- the LOC121728602 gene encoding N(4)-(Beta-N-acetylglucosaminyl)-L-asparaginase-like; this encodes MNILSLLLYFMITLILIKTEPNIPVVITTWNFVNATIAAWNVLKHGRPALDAIEHGTSVCEAQQCDGTVGFGGSPDEHGETTLDALLMDGRTMNVGAVGNLRKIKHAASVARHVLEHTKHSILVGELATEFAVQMGFQVEPLSTPHSKSMWLKWYFNKHCQPNFWLNVIPDPSKSCGPYQKLKDIKMKDNDWISMEVPKFNQFNHDTIGMIAIDKKGDVAAGTSTNGAKFKIPGRVGDSPIPGAGAYADNTVGGATATGDGDVMLRFLPSFLAVEEMRRGATPTEAARTAITRIVTHYPNFMGAVIALKNDGQYGAACHGLGDEPFPFVVQDVTMKKYKIVNVNCSWPFQMDSKTKT